Proteins encoded together in one Cicer arietinum cultivar CDC Frontier isolate Library 1 chromosome 4, Cicar.CDCFrontier_v2.0, whole genome shotgun sequence window:
- the LOC101512610 gene encoding S-protein homolog 29-like — translation MSLSFSKFLLPWVLILFLVHNVLGERVIVTNLLENNLDVTIHCKSADDDLGAHLLRHGESFSWHFGLTTFGTTRFYCAFHFDVAVANEATEITGIVVVAMHTLSQPKYPYGVKWSII, via the exons ATGTCGTTATCTTTCTCAAAGTTTCTGTTGCCATGggtgttgattttatttttagtgcACAATGTTCTTGGAGAACGTGTGATTGTAACTAATCTCTTGGAAAACAATTTAGACGTAACTATTCATTGTAAATCTGCAGACGATGATCTTGGAGCCCATCTTCTTCGTCATGGTGAAAGTTTTAGTTGGCATTTTGGACTTACTACTTTTGGAACCACACGATTCTATTGTGCCTTTCATTTTGATG TTGCGGTAGCAAATGAGGCCACTGAAATTACGGGCATTGTAGTTGTTGCAATGCATACATTGTCACAACCGAAATACCCTTATGGTGTAAAGTGgtctataatttaa